A genome region from Nicotiana tabacum cultivar K326 chromosome 13, ASM71507v2, whole genome shotgun sequence includes the following:
- the LOC107792089 gene encoding ras-related protein RABD2a-like, with protein sequence MNPEYDYLFKLLLIGDSGVGKSCLLLRFADDSYLDSYISTIGVDFKIRTVEQDGKTIKLQIWDTAGQERFRTITSSYYRGAHGIIITYDITDQESFNNVKQWLSEIDRYASENVNKLLVGNKCDLTDNRAVSYDTAKAFADEIGIPFMETSAKSATNVEEAFMAMAAEIKNRMASQPASNNARPPTVQIRGQPVNQKSGCCST encoded by the exons ATGAATCCCGAATA TGACTACTTGTTCAAACTTTTGTTAATAGGAGATTCAGGTGTTGGAAAGTCATGTCTTCTCCTGAGATTTGCT GATGATTCTTATTTGGACAGCTACATCAGCACAATTGGTGTTGACTTT AAAATACGCACAGTGGAGCAAGATGGGAAGACTATTAAACTTCAAATT TGGGACACTGCCGGACAAGAACGTTTCAGGACAATTACAAGTAGTTACTACCGTGGAGCACATGGCATTATA ATAACTTATGATATAACTGATCAAGAAAGCTTCAACAATGTTAAGCAATGGTTGAGTGAAATTGATCGCTATGCAAGCGAAAACGTAAACAAGCTTCTGGTTGGAAATAAGTGTGACCTAACTGACAACCGAGCTGTGTCATATGATACAGCAAAG GCGTTTGCTGATGAAATCGGCATCCCGTTTATGGAGACTAGTGCGAAGAGTGCCACTAATGTTGAGGAAGCGTTCATGGCAATGGCAGCTGAAATAAAGAATAG GATGGCGAGCCAGCCggcatcaaacaatgcaaggccACCCACCGTGCAGATACGAGGACAACCTGTTAACCAGAAGAGTGGCTGCTGTTCTACTTAG